In Aspergillus flavus chromosome 3, complete sequence, one genomic interval encodes:
- a CDS encoding putative pre-mRNA splicing factor RNA helicase (pre-mRNA splicing factor RNA helicase, putative), with product MVDRRSDAEDGSRAKRQKMDKTGTDPKDNPYLAHMYADASPNGNEWAADKDSPFAKVKRHQSTAAQAQKIEDGDINPFNGQPYSSKYFSILKTRRDLPVHAQRDEFLQLYQKSQILVFVGETGSGKTTQIPQFVLFDDQPQSQRKMVACTQPRRVAAMSVAQRVAAELDVKLGEEVGYSIRFEDMTSPKTCLKYMTDGMLLREAMNDHNLNRYSTIILDEAHERTMATDVLMGLLKEVVQRRPDLKIIIMSATLDAQKFQRYFNDAPLLAVPGRTHPVEIFYTPEPEQDYVEAAIRTVLQIHATEADGDILLFLTGEEEIEDAARKISLEADEMVREVDAGPLKVYTLYGSLPPHMQQRIFDPAPPPRRPGGRPGRKVIVSTNIAETSLTIDGIVYVVDPGFSKQKIYNPRIRVESLLVSPISKASAQQRAGRAGRTRPGKCFRLYTEGAFKKELIDQTYPEILRSNLSSTVLELKKLGIDDLVHFDLMDPPAPETLMRALEELNYLACLDDDGNLTQLGRLASEFPLDPAVAVMLISSPEFYCSNEILSITALLSVPQVFVRPASQRKRADEMKNLFAHPDGDHLTLLNVYHAFKGQDAQENPKQWCHDHFLSLRSLQSADNVRMQLLRIMEREELEMVSTPFEDKKYYENIRRALCAGFFMQVAKKEAQGKSKYTTIKDNQNVLLHPSTVLSYDADWVVYNEFVLTTKNYIRTVTAVKPEWLIDIAPTYYDITSFPKGEIRSALLRAAERLSRKEKMRSDSSRKR from the exons ATGGTTGATCGCCGATCTGACGCCGAAGACGGTTCGCGTGCTAAGCGTCAAAAGATGGATAAAACTGGCACGGATCCCAAGGATAATCCGTACCTGGCTCATATGTATGCGGACGCTTCCCCGAATGGCAACGAATGGGCTGCAGATAAGGATTCGCCATTTGCCAAAGTGAAGAGACATCAGTCGACTGCCGCTCAGGCACAGAAGATCGAAGATGGGGACATCAACCCTTTCAACGGCCAGCCATACTCCAGCAAGTATTTCTCGATTTTAAAAACTCGGCGCGATCTTCCGGTTCATGCGCAGAG AGATGAGTTCCTTCAACTCTATCAGAAGTCCCAGATCCTAGTCTTTGTCGGCGAGACTGGTTCCGGTAAAACTACCCAGATCCCTCAATTCGTCCTGTTCGATGATCAGCCGCAAAGCCAGCGCAAGATGGTCGCTTGTACCCAGCCTCGACGTGTGGCCGCTATGTCAGTCGCGCAACGTGTGGCAGCTGAGTTGGATGTCAAACTTGGAGAGGAAGTGGGTTACAGCATCCGTTTTGAAGATATGACGAGCCCCAAGACATGTCTCAAGTACATGACGGATGGTATGCTGTTGAGAGAGGCCATGAATGATCACAACCTTAACCGTTACAGTACTATTATTCTAGACGAGGCCCACGAAAGGACCATGGCTACTGATGTTCTCATGGGTCTTCTCAAAGAAGTCGTACAACGTCGACCAGATTTGAAGATCATTATCATGTCTGCCACCTTGGATGCCCAAAAGTTCCAGCGCTACTTCAACGATGCTCCCCTTCTTGCGGTTCCCGGTCGTACTCACCCAGTCGAGATCTTCTATACTCCTGAGCCTGAGCAGGACTATGTGGAGGCAGCCATTCGCACTGTCTTGCAAATTCATGCTACAGAGGCTGATGGTGATATACTTCTGTTCCTGACtggtgaagaagagattgaaGATGCTGCGCGCAAAATCTCACTAGAGGCAGACGAGATGGTGAGAGAAGTCGATGCTGGCCCCTTGAAAGTCTATACACTGTACGGTAGTCTTCCTCCGCATATGCAGCAACGCATCTTTGATCCGGCTCCGCCACCCCGTCGTCCTGGAGGTCGTCCTGGTAGAAAGGTCATTGTTTCCACCAACATTGCCGAAACCTCGCTCACGATCGATGGTATCGTTTACGTCGTGGACCCCGGCTTCTCGAAACAGAAGATCTACAACCCTCGCATTCGTGTCGAGTCTCTCCTAGTATCGCCTATCTCTAAAGCCTCTGCACAGCAAAGAGCCGGTCGTGCAGGTCGTACGCGTCCCGGAAAGTGCTTCCGTCTTTATACCGAGGGTGCCTTCAAGAAGGAACTGATTGACCAGACGTATCCGGAAATTTTACGGTCCAACCTTTCATCCACTGTGTtagagttgaagaagcttggaaTTGATGACCTTGTTCACTTCGATTTGATGGATCCCCCGGCTCCGGAAACACTTATGAGAGCTCTTGAAGAGCTTAATTACTTGGCTtgtcttgatgatgatggcaacCTAACCCAACTTGGGCGTCTTGCCTCGGAGTTTCCTCTTGATCCTGCGGTTGCGGTCATGCTGATCAGCTCGCCTGAATTCTACTGTTCAAATGAAATCCTCTCTATTACGGCTTTGCTTTCGGTTCCTCAGGTGTTCGTGAGACCCGCATCTCAACGAAAGCGGGcggatgagatgaagaacctCTTTGCCCACCCCGACGGTGACCACCTCACTCTTCTTAACGTATACCATGCTTTCAAGGGCCAAGATGCACAAGAGAACCCCAAGCAGTGGTGCCATGACCATTTCCTGTCCCTCCGATCCCTCCAGTCGGCAGATAATGTGCGCATGCAGCTCCTGCGGATCATGGAGCGTGAGGAGCTGGAAATGGTTTCGACGCCATTTGAGGACAAGAAGTACTACGAAAATATCCGACGTGCTCTCTGTGCTGGATTCTTCATGCAGGTTGCGAAGAAGGAAGCTCAGGGCAAGAGCAAATACACGACGATTAAGGACAACCAGAACGTCCTCTTGCACCCGTCGACTGTTCTAAGCTATGACGCTGATTGGGTTGTGTACAATGAATTCGTGCTCACGACCAAGAACTACATCAGAACCGTCACAGCAGTCAAGCCTGAGTGGCTCATT GATATTGCGCCTACCTATTATGACATCACGAGCTTCCCTAAGGGCGAAATTCGCTCTGCATTGCTTCGTGCCGCAGAAAGGCTGTCTCGTAAAGAGAAAATGCGTAGCGATTCCAGTAGGAAGCGTTAA
- a CDS encoding protein methyltransferase RmtC, which yields MEGFSNPEDMGPAFCIGQHESKRTVPITTQVVQAAHESNYDMLTAPITTSHFHSRVLSLLSSHLSTVQAASPDAHGTMGTTQNTRPLVIPPLAPSDTHLTPNEAMTQIVGVTSSWIDLCSPDPLIADISRQVLMLEVAYAAFCGIGYLLIPGPKLHHKGMHSEGVVYYARAIQDAINVGPYIQFNIWLGAVDNPDLEIDEMGDLAPLAREEFLVNLDEGQAPKEDPFGTWEAWDTVRRTCKYHSRLFVALSLQKHLPSMSVQSRWHSEPVRLLTFNANSFIKNQKGYPVLSKAHQSLIARFMRLRSPPWILLCDVGTIPGVDADNSHVTNIEGAEYPSLAQAAVSNKKHFDPTPHLSYIRNLQQRQPARTAIERFGVGYQDYLQAPLQPLTVNLESITYEVFEKDPIKYEWYERAIAKALKDWAEQKKPTSNPDGRVVVAVVGAGRGPLVTRALKASAETGVDIDMWAVEKNPNAFVLLQRHNATIWGGKVTLVQSDMRSWKGPRVEKKPSSSQPSAPVGQSLGIEDSMLYDAEADPNNKTKAPEAAAPNPVPELMPTTIDIVVSELLGSFGDNELSPECLDGITHLINPVHGISIPESYTAHFTPISAPKLHADVMHQTISNPAAPETPYVVMLHAVDFLSTNQPAMLGNTTGGGSYHGNVRSSISTLPGSETPAPFVQTAWSFSHPNRHIPPQSPSTSTISNAHNVRRTRLAFPTQNRGVCHGLAGYFETVLYRDVELSTNPVTMDSKSANMISWFPIYFPLKTPLNVPDNGEVVVTMYRQTDDRKVWYEWMVEVFALEGHMEPPAPEFIAPVMSGARGGSPSADSKPQQRKSSGRSGLRRVKVGMSELHSSIKEGCLM from the exons ATGGAAGGCTTCAGCAACCCAGAGGATATGGGTCCTGCTTTTTGCATTGGACAACATGAGAGCAAACGCACAGTGCCGATTACGACCCAGGTCGTGCAGGCAGCACATGAAAGCAAT TATGATATGCTTACCGCCCCTATAACGACATCCCATTTCCATTCCCGAGTCCTTAGTCTGCTCTCTTCGCACCTGTCCACTGTACAGGCAGCGTCTCCCGATGCTCATGGAACTATGGGCACAACGCAAAATACACGGCCCCTGGTCATTCCGCCGTTGGCACCTTCGGATACCCATCTGACCCCTAACGAAGCAATGACCCAGATTGTGGGCGTGACAAGCTCATGGATCGATCTCTGTTCTCCGGACCCATTGATTGCAGATATATCCCGCCAGGTCCTCATGTTGGAGGTCGCTTATGCAGCCTTTTGTGGTATCGGATACCTTCTGATCCCGGGCCCTAAATTGCACCACAAGGGCATGCACTCAGAAGGCGTAGTTTATTACGCAAGAGCGATACAGGATGCCATCAATGTTGGTCCTTATATTCAATTTAACATTTGGCTGGGAGCAGTTGACAACCCGGATCTCGAAATCGACGAGATGGGTGACCTAGCTCCCCTTGCCCGGGAAGAATTCCTTGTAAATCTGGACGAAGGACAAGCGCCGAAAGAGGACCCATTTGGGACTTGGGAGGCTTGGGACACCGTCAGGCGAACCTGTAAATATCACTCAAGACTTTTCGTAG CGCTCTCATTACAGAAGCACCTCCCTTCAATGTCTGTCCAATCTCGGTGGCACTCAGAGCCGGTTCGCCTGCTTACATTTAATGCCAATTCATTTATCAAAAACCAAAAGGGTTACCCCGTTTTATCCAAAGCCCACCAATCTTTGATCGCTCGTTTTATGCGTCTTCGAAGCCCACCATGGATTCTTCTGTGTGATGTCGGTACTATCCCAGGTGTGGACGCTGACAATTCTCATGTCACCAACATAGAGGGCGCTGAATACCCGAGTCTCGCACAAGCAGCAGTTTCCAACAAGAAGCATTTCGACCCCACACCCCATCTTTCATACATTAGAAATCTtcagcagcggcagccagCTCGAACTGCTATCGAGAGGTTTGGCGTAGGCTATCAGGACTATTTGCAAGCACCGCTGCAGCCACTGACAGTCAACTTGGAAAGTATCACATATGAGGTCTTTGAGAAAGACCCTATTAAGTACGAATGGTATGAGCGCGCTATTGCAAAGGCCTTGAAGGACTGGgcagagcagaagaagcccaCCTCTAACCCAGATGGCCGAGTTGTTGTCGCTGTGGTAGGCGCCGGCAGAGGCCCGCTAGTCACCCGAGCACTTAAAGCAAGCGCTGAAACAGGCGTCGATATTGACATGTGGGCTGTGGAAAAGAACCCTAATGCCTTCGTTCTCCTCCAACGTCATAATGCTACTATCTGGGGAGGGAAAGTCACCCTTGTTCAGTCGGACATGCGAAGTTGGAAAGGACCCCGAGTTGAGAAAAAGCCCTCTAGTTCGCAGCCCTCAGCACCGGTGGGCCAGTCTCTCGGCATAGAAGATTCAATGCTTTACGACGCGGAGGCCGACCCCAATAACAAAACTAAAGCTCCTGAGGCGGCAGCCCCTAACCCCGTTCCCGAGCTTATGCCTACTACTATTGATATCGTGGTTTCCGAGTTACTTGGCTCATTCGGCGATAATGAGCTTTCCCCTGAATGTTTAGACGGCATCACTCATCTAATCAATCCGGTTCATGGCATATCTATTCCCGAATCATATACGGCCCACTTCACGCCTATCTCAGCTCCGAAGCTTCATGCTGATGTTATGCATCAAACAATTTCCAACCCTGCGGCTCCAGAAACGCCGTACGTGGTGATGTTGCACGCCGTCGACTTTCTCTCTACGAACCAGCCTGCCATGCTGGGCAACACCACTGGCGGCGGCAGCTACCACGGCAACGTGCGATCCTCCATATCGACACTCCCTGGAAGCGAAACTCCAGCTCCCTTTGTACAGACTGCGTGGTCCTTCTCCCACCCTAATAGGCACATCCCTCCACAGTCTCCTTCCACTTCGACGATCTCAAATGCACACAATGTGCGTCGGACGCGCTTGGCTTTCCCTACCCAGAACCGTGGAGTCTGCCACGGTCTGGCTGGTTACTTTGAGACCGTCTTGTACCGGGATGTTGAACTTTCGACCAATCCCGTTACCATGGATAGTAAGAGTGCCAATATGATCAGCTGGTTTCCAATCTACTTCCCCCTCAAG ACACCTCTTAATGTTCCTGACAACGGTGAGGTGGTCGTAACGATGTACAGGCAAACGGATGATCGGAAAGTGTGGTACGAGTGGATGGTCGAAGTCTTTGCCCTTGAAGGCCACATGGAACCCCCGGCCCCAGAGTTCATCGCTCCTGTTATGAGCGGTGCCCGAGGCGGTTCTCCTAGTGCCGACAGCAAGCCGCAACAGCGGAAAAGCAGTGGCCGTAGTGGACTGCGCCGTGTGAAGGTGGGGATGAGTGAACTACACTCGAGCATCAAGGAGGGATGCCTGATGTGA